A single region of the Anabaena sphaerica FACHB-251 genome encodes:
- a CDS encoding DUF3598 family protein, with protein sequence MSSNWENFLKNLGEWRGSFTKISPSGKILDSTPSILNLEAFDNHQAVLFRLRRFDSSGYDSPPIDDYQQEYRSLGRQNIFFATGAFSKGTLQLAPFAEFGAEYGFVDDDRRLRLVQLYDEKGNFISLTLIREFRSSTDAYERPPLTVEQLIGNWQGKAHTVYSDLRPSETYASYLEIKETGNGYLEQKLSFSSQVITSTARIEGNKLIFDKERTTRQILLLPDGTSSNVPLQLQLRKPFFVEAGWLVRENERQRLIRTYNEKGEWVSSTHVIELKIEN encoded by the coding sequence ATGTCCAGTAACTGGGAAAATTTTCTCAAAAATTTAGGCGAATGGCGTGGTTCATTTACTAAAATCTCCCCCAGCGGAAAAATATTAGATTCTACTCCCAGCATTTTAAATTTAGAAGCATTTGATAATCATCAAGCAGTGCTTTTTAGATTACGTCGTTTTGATTCTAGTGGTTATGATAGTCCTCCCATTGATGATTATCAACAGGAATATCGTTCCTTAGGAAGACAAAATATCTTTTTTGCCACAGGAGCTTTTTCTAAAGGAACATTGCAATTAGCGCCTTTTGCAGAATTTGGAGCCGAATACGGCTTTGTTGATGATGATCGTCGCTTGCGTTTAGTGCAATTATATGACGAAAAAGGCAACTTTATTAGTTTAACTTTGATTAGGGAATTTCGCAGTTCTACAGATGCTTATGAACGTCCGCCACTGACGGTAGAACAGTTAATTGGTAATTGGCAAGGTAAAGCTCATACAGTGTATTCAGACCTGAGACCATCTGAAACTTATGCTAGTTATTTGGAAATTAAAGAAACAGGTAATGGATATTTAGAACAAAAATTATCTTTTTCATCCCAAGTGATTACTTCAACGGCAAGAATAGAAGGCAATAAACTCATTTTTGATAAAGAACGAACTACTCGACAAATTTTATTATTACCTGATGGAACTTCTAGTAATGTTCCCTTGCAACTGCAACTGAGAAAACCTTTTTTTGTGGAAGCAGGTTGGTTAGTCAGAGAAAATGAACGTCAACGCTTAATTCGTACTTATAACGAAAAAGGCGAATGGGTTAGTTCCACTCATGTCATTGAATTAAAAATTGAAAATTAA
- a CDS encoding RNA recognition motif domain-containing protein: MTIYVGNLSYRATEADLKAVFADFGEVKRVVLPTDRETGRMRGFAFVEMIEDAQEDTAITELDGAEWMGRQLRVNKAKPREDNPRASWSKKEY, translated from the coding sequence ATGACTATCTACGTTGGAAATCTCTCTTACCGCGCGACCGAAGCAGACTTAAAAGCCGTGTTTGCTGATTTTGGCGAGGTCAAAAGAGTTGTCTTACCTACTGACCGCGAAACCGGAAGGATGCGCGGATTTGCTTTTGTTGAGATGATCGAAGATGCACAAGAAGATACTGCTATCACAGAATTAGATGGTGCAGAATGGATGGGTCGTCAACTAAGAGTTAATAAAGCAAAACCACGAGAGGATAACCCACGAGCTAGTTGGTCTAAAAAAGAATATTAA
- a CDS encoding pentapeptide repeat-containing protein: protein MDVQELLTRYARGERSFNGIVLPSANLQGANLGGIDFARADLRGANLTAASLTGANLSKANLRGAKLEDAHLSEVILCGADLTQAVLTNAHLNESDLSGALLSGADLCDANLHQASITAANLQDANLSGAKMGGVRMWKADLQGANLTGADLSEANLCEVNLTRANLNATDMSEAFLTAAIMPDGSLHS, encoded by the coding sequence ATGGATGTTCAAGAACTTTTAACTAGATATGCCAGAGGAGAAAGAAGCTTTAATGGTATTGTCTTACCCTCAGCCAACCTACAAGGAGCTAACTTAGGTGGTATAGACTTTGCTAGAGCAGACCTTAGAGGTGCTAACCTCACCGCAGCTTCTTTGACTGGAGCGAATTTAAGTAAAGCAAATCTCAGAGGTGCAAAACTAGAAGATGCACATTTATCGGAAGTGATTCTATGTGGTGCTGATTTAACTCAAGCTGTGCTAACTAATGCTCATTTGAATGAATCAGACCTTAGTGGAGCTTTATTAAGTGGTGCAGATTTGTGTGATGCTAATTTACATCAAGCATCAATAACCGCCGCTAATTTACAAGATGCAAACTTGAGTGGTGCAAAAATGGGAGGCGTGCGGATGTGGAAAGCAGATTTACAAGGTGCAAATTTAACTGGTGCTGACTTAAGCGAAGCAAATCTGTGTGAGGTAAATTTGACCAGAGCTAATTTAAATGCCACGGATATGAGTGAGGCTTTTTTAACTGCCGCTATTATGCCAGATGGAAGTCTTCATAGTTAA
- a CDS encoding hydroxysqualene dehydroxylase, producing MGAKMLEDLQKNRVVVVGAGWAGLGATYHLAKQGYDVTLLEAGPYPGGLVAGWQTAGGKSVEAGIHGFWYPYRNIFSLINELEINPFTTWTRSAQYSPAGLEVESPIFQDLPRLPTPLGTFIYTQFQRLPLVDRLSALPLLYSLIDFDNSDEAWRRYDSITARELFKTFGVSARLYKEAFEPMLLVGLFAPGEQCSAAATLGMLYYFVLAHQPDFDVVWCRGTVGEKIFRPWVEKIEKLGVKVLAKHRVTDVIVDNNCRVKSVVCGDEVFDADAVIFSVGITGMKKIVASSPSLQNHEEFRNLNNLGAIDVLATRLWFDRKIDIPRPSNACFGFDDTTGWTFFDLNALHDEFKHQKETVVEVDFYHANQFLNLSDEEIMRIVQGYLATCIPGFKEAKVIDSSVIRLGNAVTHFSPGSYRYMLPAKTSFENVFMSGDWIINRHGSWSQEKAYVTGLEAANLVISHLQNGKKADILPIEKDEPHIQIARNMNQSIRDLGKSIFPNFWLP from the coding sequence ATGGGTGCAAAGATGTTAGAAGACTTACAAAAAAACCGGGTAGTAGTTGTCGGTGCTGGTTGGGCTGGTTTAGGTGCTACTTACCATTTAGCCAAACAAGGTTATGATGTCACACTTCTAGAAGCAGGACCCTATCCTGGTGGACTGGTTGCAGGATGGCAAACTGCGGGAGGAAAATCTGTAGAAGCTGGTATTCATGGCTTTTGGTATCCTTACAGAAATATTTTTTCTCTTATTAATGAATTAGAAATTAATCCTTTTACAACTTGGACTCGTTCTGCTCAATATTCTCCCGCTGGTTTAGAAGTTGAATCACCAATTTTTCAAGATTTACCAAGACTGCCAACACCTTTAGGAACTTTTATTTATACGCAATTTCAGCGTTTACCACTTGTTGACAGACTCAGTGCCTTACCTTTACTTTATAGCTTAATTGATTTTGATAATTCTGATGAGGCTTGGCGGCGTTATGATTCTATAACTGCCCGTGAATTATTCAAAACTTTTGGTGTTTCCGCACGACTCTATAAAGAAGCTTTTGAACCCATGTTATTAGTGGGTTTATTTGCCCCTGGTGAACAATGTTCAGCCGCTGCCACTTTAGGAATGTTGTATTATTTTGTTCTCGCCCATCAACCTGATTTTGATGTAGTTTGGTGTCGGGGAACGGTAGGAGAAAAAATCTTCCGTCCTTGGGTAGAAAAAATAGAAAAATTAGGCGTAAAAGTTTTAGCTAAACACCGAGTTACAGACGTAATTGTTGATAATAATTGCCGCGTTAAAAGTGTAGTTTGCGGTGATGAAGTATTTGATGCTGATGCCGTAATTTTTTCTGTTGGTATCACAGGAATGAAGAAAATTGTCGCTAGTAGTCCTAGTTTACAAAATCATGAAGAATTTCGTAATTTAAATAATTTAGGTGCAATTGATGTTTTAGCAACTCGGTTATGGTTTGACAGAAAAATTGATATTCCTCGTCCTTCTAATGCTTGTTTTGGTTTTGATGACACTACAGGATGGACTTTCTTTGATTTGAATGCTTTGCATGATGAATTTAAACATCAAAAAGAGACAGTTGTTGAAGTTGATTTTTATCACGCTAATCAATTTTTGAATTTAAGTGATGAGGAAATCATGCGGATAGTTCAGGGTTATTTAGCAACTTGTATTCCAGGATTTAAAGAAGCAAAAGTAATTGATAGTAGTGTGATTCGTCTAGGAAATGCCGTTACACATTTTTCACCTGGTAGTTATCGTTATATGTTGCCAGCTAAAACGAGTTTTGAAAATGTATTCATGAGTGGAGATTGGATTATTAACCGTCACGGTTCTTGGTCACAAGAGAAAGCTTATGTAACAGGTTTAGAAGCCGCTAATTTGGTGATTTCTCATTTACAAAACGGTAAAAAAGCTGATATTTTACCTATAGAAAAAGATGAACCTCATATACAAATAGCCAGAAACATGAATCAAAGTATACGAGATTTAGGAAAATCTATTTTTCCTAATTTTTGGTTGCCATAA
- a CDS encoding DUF72 domain-containing protein, with the protein MNFYIGCAVWAYKGWVGELYPPGTRTTDFLHLYSRRFTTVEGNTTFYAVPNAETVTRWTTETPPGFEFCLKLPRDITHQKLLQPHIPEALAFLERMRPLGKHLGPMFAQLPPSYSPALLDDLTAFLEAWPRQDVPLALEVRHGDWFQEPHLSNLTKLLENLGVGRVLLDTRPVYTGEDDPQLASERRKPQLPVQFSVTAPFTLIRFISHPQLSVNQPFMAEWVTQIQQWLQAGIKIYFFVHCPTEDMSPNNARHFQNLLEQSGLEVPPLPWNNLNHPPNQLSLW; encoded by the coding sequence ATGAATTTTTATATCGGTTGTGCAGTTTGGGCTTATAAAGGTTGGGTGGGCGAACTTTATCCCCCAGGAACTCGCACCACGGACTTCCTACATCTTTACAGTCGTCGCTTCACTACGGTAGAAGGTAATACCACTTTTTACGCCGTACCTAACGCAGAAACTGTTACCCGTTGGACTACGGAAACACCTCCAGGCTTTGAATTTTGCTTGAAGTTACCGCGAGATATTACCCATCAAAAATTACTGCAACCCCATATTCCTGAAGCTTTAGCATTTTTAGAGAGGATGCGCCCTTTAGGTAAGCATTTGGGTCCAATGTTTGCCCAACTACCACCCAGTTACTCACCTGCTTTGCTGGATGATTTGACGGCTTTTCTGGAAGCATGGCCACGTCAAGATGTACCATTGGCATTAGAGGTGAGACATGGTGACTGGTTTCAAGAACCCCATCTGAGTAATTTGACAAAGTTGTTAGAAAATTTAGGGGTTGGTAGGGTTTTGTTAGATACACGCCCTGTTTATACTGGGGAAGATGACCCACAATTAGCATCAGAACGCCGTAAACCTCAATTACCTGTTCAGTTCAGTGTGACAGCACCTTTTACTTTAATTCGCTTTATTTCTCATCCGCAGTTATCAGTAAATCAGCCGTTTATGGCAGAATGGGTAACGCAGATTCAACAGTGGTTACAAGCTGGAATTAAAATTTATTTCTTTGTGCATTGTCCCACAGAAGATATGTCTCCTAATAATGCTCGTCATTTCCAAAATTTATTAGAACAAAGTGGTTTAGAAGTTCCTCCTCTACCTTGGAATAATCTTAACCATCCTCCTAATCAACTTAGTCTTTGGTGA
- a CDS encoding TOBE domain-containing protein — translation MPRKEQGWVTFQTSEEERKILEEFCQHSQRTKTEILRELVRGLHKSSSSPQPLPTTQEKVETQTFEMEIISQKKPLKVSSRNVLKGVVKRVTTGTVNTEVTLEIVHKVELTSIITKVSAEELELFEGTEAYAVIKSNDIVIAKD, via the coding sequence ATGCCCAGGAAAGAACAAGGTTGGGTGACATTTCAAACTTCAGAAGAAGAACGGAAGATTTTAGAAGAGTTTTGTCAGCACTCCCAGCGTACCAAAACTGAGATTTTGCGGGAATTAGTTCGTGGTCTTCATAAATCTTCTTCATCCCCACAACCATTACCAACTACCCAGGAAAAAGTAGAAACTCAGACTTTTGAGATGGAAATTATTAGTCAAAAAAAGCCATTAAAAGTTAGTTCGCGCAATGTTTTAAAGGGAGTTGTTAAACGAGTAACTACAGGAACTGTTAATACTGAAGTGACTTTAGAAATTGTTCATAAAGTTGAATTAACCTCAATAATTACTAAAGTCTCAGCAGAGGAATTAGAATTATTTGAAGGTACAGAAGCTTATGCTGTGATTAAATCAAATGATATTGTTATTGCCAAGGATTAA
- a CDS encoding DUF427 domain-containing protein has protein sequence MKATWNGAILAESDETVVVEGNHYFPADAINKQYFTDSNTHTTCPWKGVASYYSVEVDGQVNKDAAWYYPSTKEKAKNIEGYIAFWKGVKVEA, from the coding sequence ATGAAAGCAACTTGGAACGGTGCAATTTTAGCCGAAAGCGATGAAACCGTAGTCGTAGAAGGAAACCATTACTTCCCTGCTGACGCTATTAACAAACAGTATTTTACAGATAGCAATACCCACACCACTTGTCCGTGGAAAGGAGTCGCTAGTTACTACAGTGTTGAAGTTGATGGACAAGTCAACAAAGATGCAGCTTGGTACTATCCCAGCACCAAAGAGAAAGCGAAAAACATTGAAGGTTATATTGCTTTCTGGAAAGGTGTGAAAGTCGAAGCTTAG